A portion of the Oxynema aestuarii AP17 genome contains these proteins:
- the cheB gene encoding chemotaxis-specific protein-glutamate methyltransferase CheB gives MKIAIVNDMVLAVEALRRIVGKVPHYEIIWIAGNGSEAVAKCSQKRPDLILMDLQMPVLNGVEATAQIVRQFSCAVLIVTASIDTNVSQVFAAMGHGALDVVKMPSLATSEDSPGAIALLEKIATIAKLLGKMPSACEIARPGTGRSRATVVRSDLLPPLVAIAASTGGPQAISTILSQLPKTFRAAIVVVQHIEAQFAPGLIRWLDDRTPLTVVMLKSGQAIEPGKVYIAGQPKHAIVGADLTLNYRREPLNCPYCPSADVLFASLAQHWPAMGVGILLTGMGRDGAEGLKQLRDRGWYTIAQSREDCVVYGMPKAAAEIDAARRILPLGAIAEFLRDR, from the coding sequence ATGAAAATAGCGATCGTCAACGATATGGTGCTAGCGGTAGAAGCCTTACGCCGCATTGTGGGTAAAGTACCACACTATGAAATTATTTGGATTGCTGGCAACGGATCGGAGGCGGTCGCGAAATGTTCGCAAAAGCGACCGGATTTGATTTTAATGGATTTGCAGATGCCCGTCCTCAATGGGGTAGAGGCGACGGCGCAAATCGTCCGGCAGTTTTCTTGTGCGGTATTAATCGTTACGGCGAGTATCGACACGAATGTCTCACAAGTGTTTGCGGCGATGGGTCACGGGGCGCTCGACGTGGTCAAAATGCCAAGTTTGGCGACCTCGGAAGATTCTCCCGGCGCGATCGCCCTGTTGGAGAAAATCGCCACGATCGCCAAACTGCTAGGAAAAATGCCGAGTGCTTGCGAGATCGCCCGTCCGGGGACGGGAAGAAGCCGCGCAACGGTCGTTCGTTCCGATCTGCTGCCGCCTCTAGTCGCGATCGCCGCCTCTACCGGAGGTCCCCAGGCGATCTCCACGATCCTCTCACAATTACCCAAAACATTTCGCGCGGCGATCGTCGTCGTCCAGCATATCGAGGCACAATTCGCCCCGGGACTAATTCGCTGGTTAGACGATCGCACCCCGTTGACCGTCGTCATGCTGAAGTCCGGACAGGCGATCGAACCGGGTAAAGTCTACATTGCGGGGCAGCCCAAACACGCGATCGTCGGCGCCGACCTGACCCTAAACTACCGTCGCGAACCCCTCAATTGTCCTTACTGTCCCTCGGCGGACGTATTGTTCGCCAGTCTCGCTCAACATTGGCCCGCGATGGGAGTGGGAATTTTGCTGACGGGAATGGGTCGAGACGGGGCCGAGGGTTTAAAACAACTGCGCGATCGCGGTTGGTACACGATCGCCCAATCCCGAGAAGATTGTGTCGTCTACGGAATGCCCAAAGCCGCCGCCGAAATCGACGCCGCCCGCCGCATCTTACCCCTCGGCGCGATCGCCGAATTTTTACGCGATCGCTGA
- a CDS encoding hybrid sensor histidine kinase/response regulator, with protein sequence MSEQNRDLSQMSMRDLFRMEVETQVQVLTENLLKLEELDENREALAAIARAAHSIKGAARIVQVDPAVRIAHVLEDCLVAVQKGQIALDSAAIDRLLAGGDLLLAMSQVDENEFDRWLADRQGEIERQEAQIAAILNESEAAIAPPESTPGGAIDAETVETKPTNDSATATGERVVRLSADNLNRLMGLAGESLIESNWLQPFANSLLQLKTRQLELCQLLEQLETSCDRDRHGGINREALVSAREQAHQCSDTLNDRLEELDRFSGRFSSLCDRLYREAIAAQMRPFREGTANFPRAVRDLAKDLGKQVKLDIIGQSTPIDRDILDKLQAPLTQLLRNAIDHGIEPPEERLAKGKTPEGRIRLEATHRAGMLSILVSDDGRGLDFEQLRRSIVEKELVTPEMSRQLSENELIEFLFLPGFSSAREVTEISGRGVGLDVAKTMVQQVSGSLKAFANPDGGLSFQFQLPLTLSVIRTLLVEIAGEPYAFPLTRINCILRIAPSEISWVENRQYIHLNGQNISLIGADRVLELDSNRAIAPHANRQELDVISIGTGSHTYGLVVDRAIGERDIVVKPLDPRLGKIRDISAAALMEDGSPLLIVDVEDLLRSIETLLASGVLASGEFNSFNREPSTIAESVCKHILVVDDSITVREMERKLLENRGYRVDVAVNGVDAWNALISEAYDLVITDVDMPRMNGIELVSQMKSHPQIQSIPVIIVSYKEREEDRLLGLEVGANYYLTKSSFHDNTFVNAVIDTIGGSGEERF encoded by the coding sequence ATGAGCGAACAGAACCGAGATTTGAGCCAGATGTCCATGCGCGATTTATTTCGCATGGAAGTCGAGACCCAAGTGCAGGTTTTAACGGAAAATCTTTTAAAACTAGAAGAATTAGACGAAAATCGCGAAGCCCTCGCCGCGATCGCCCGGGCGGCCCATTCGATCAAAGGGGCAGCCCGGATCGTGCAAGTCGATCCGGCGGTGCGAATCGCCCACGTCCTAGAAGATTGCCTCGTCGCCGTACAGAAAGGACAGATCGCCCTCGATTCGGCAGCGATCGATCGCCTCCTCGCGGGGGGCGATTTGTTGCTCGCCATGAGTCAGGTGGACGAAAACGAGTTCGATCGCTGGTTGGCGGACCGTCAGGGAGAGATCGAACGACAAGAAGCGCAAATTGCCGCAATTTTGAACGAGTCGGAAGCGGCGATCGCCCCGCCAGAAAGCACCCCAGGGGGCGCGATCGACGCTGAAACCGTCGAAACGAAGCCAACCAACGATTCCGCGACGGCGACGGGGGAACGGGTCGTGCGCTTGAGTGCGGACAATCTCAACCGCTTGATGGGATTGGCGGGAGAATCCCTGATCGAGTCCAACTGGCTGCAGCCCTTTGCCAACTCTCTACTGCAACTGAAAACCCGCCAACTCGAACTGTGCCAACTGTTAGAGCAATTAGAGACAAGCTGCGATCGCGATCGTCACGGGGGCATCAACCGCGAAGCCCTCGTCAGCGCCCGAGAACAAGCCCACCAGTGCAGCGACACCTTAAACGATCGCCTCGAAGAACTCGATCGCTTCTCCGGTCGCTTTTCCAGCCTGTGCGATCGACTTTACCGCGAGGCGATCGCCGCCCAAATGCGTCCCTTTCGCGAAGGAACCGCCAATTTTCCCCGCGCCGTCCGCGATTTAGCCAAAGATCTCGGCAAACAAGTCAAATTAGACATTATCGGTCAATCCACCCCCATCGATCGCGATATCCTCGACAAACTGCAAGCTCCCTTAACCCAACTGCTTCGCAACGCGATCGACCACGGGATCGAACCGCCGGAGGAACGGTTGGCAAAAGGGAAAACCCCCGAAGGACGGATTCGCCTCGAAGCCACCCATCGCGCCGGAATGCTCTCGATCCTCGTCTCCGACGACGGACGCGGTCTCGATTTCGAGCAATTGCGCCGCAGTATCGTCGAAAAAGAACTGGTCACCCCGGAAATGTCGCGCCAGTTAAGCGAAAACGAACTGATCGAATTTCTATTTTTACCCGGCTTTTCTTCCGCCCGAGAAGTCACGGAAATTTCCGGTCGCGGCGTCGGTTTAGACGTGGCGAAAACAATGGTGCAACAGGTTTCCGGATCGTTAAAAGCCTTTGCCAATCCCGACGGCGGCTTGAGTTTTCAGTTTCAATTACCGTTAACGTTATCGGTTATTCGTACTTTACTTGTCGAAATTGCCGGGGAACCTTATGCTTTTCCCCTCACCCGAATTAACTGTATTTTACGGATTGCTCCCTCAGAGATTTCTTGGGTTGAAAATCGGCAATATATCCATCTCAACGGCCAAAATATTAGTTTGATCGGCGCCGATCGCGTTTTAGAATTGGACTCGAATCGTGCGATCGCCCCTCACGCAAATCGGCAAGAACTCGATGTTATTTCTATCGGCACCGGATCCCACACTTACGGTTTAGTCGTCGATCGCGCGATCGGCGAACGGGATATCGTCGTCAAACCCCTCGATCCGCGCCTCGGCAAAATCCGCGATATCAGTGCTGCCGCTTTAATGGAAGACGGTTCCCCCCTCTTAATTGTCGATGTCGAAGATTTATTACGCTCCATCGAAACCTTACTCGCTAGCGGAGTACTCGCTAGCGGAGAATTCAATAGTTTCAACCGCGAACCGTCAACGATTGCCGAATCTGTTTGCAAACATATTTTAGTCGTTGACGATTCGATTACCGTTCGCGAAATGGAACGCAAACTATTAGAAAATCGCGGTTATCGCGTCGATGTCGCCGTCAACGGCGTCGATGCCTGGAATGCCCTAATCTCAGAGGCTTACGATTTAGTGATTACCGATGTCGATATGCCCCGCATGAATGGCATTGAATTAGTTTCACAAATGAAATCCCATCCTCAAATTCAATCGATCCCGGTAATTATTGTTTCGTATAAGGAACGAGAAGAAGATCGGCTTTTAGGTTTGGAAGTCGGCGCCAATTATTATTTAACTAAAAGCAGTTTTCACGACAACACTTTTGTTAATGCCGTCATCGACACGATTGGAGGATCGGGGGAAGAGAGATTTTAG
- a CDS encoding chemotaxis protein CheW, whose protein sequence is MENCWKIIGIDGDRSCQELDRVIHCHNCPIYSQGGRQLFDRPPADDYVEEWTRSLAGEGWQSESEPRSTEEQAPTVAPEERDTAIGATGVPLPSRIAIFRLGGEWLALRAELLHEIATPRTIRTVPHRSDDLFLGLVNIRGELLPCVSLNAVLQLHSCEISDREGLAIYPRLVVVESDRGLWVFPVDEIYGIHRTCAVQLETTPAAIACASHSYTRAIVNWHDRKVNYLDDRLLFEAIAHRML, encoded by the coding sequence ATGGAGAATTGCTGGAAAATAATTGGTATCGATGGCGATCGCTCGTGTCAAGAACTCGATCGCGTCATTCACTGCCATAACTGCCCCATTTATTCACAAGGGGGGCGCCAACTGTTCGATCGCCCGCCTGCGGATGACTATGTTGAGGAGTGGACGCGATCGCTGGCGGGGGAAGGGTGGCAATCTGAGTCAGAACCAAGATCGACGGAAGAACAGGCGCCGACCGTCGCGCCAGAGGAACGGGATACGGCGATCGGGGCGACGGGAGTGCCTCTGCCAAGCAGAATCGCGATTTTCCGGTTGGGGGGGGAATGGCTGGCATTGCGGGCCGAGTTACTGCACGAAATCGCCACTCCCCGAACGATCCGCACGGTTCCCCACCGCAGCGACGACTTATTTTTAGGGTTGGTCAACATTCGCGGTGAATTGCTGCCGTGTGTGTCCCTCAACGCCGTGTTGCAGTTGCACTCTTGCGAGATCTCCGATCGCGAAGGGTTGGCGATTTATCCGCGTTTGGTCGTCGTCGAGAGCGATCGCGGCTTGTGGGTGTTTCCCGTCGATGAAATTTACGGGATTCATCGCACCTGCGCCGTTCAATTGGAAACCACCCCCGCCGCGATCGCCTGCGCCAGCCACAGTTACACCCGGGCGATCGTCAACTGGCACGATCGCAAAGTCAATTATTTAGACGATCGCCTCTTATTTGAAGCGATCGCCCACAGAATGCTATGA
- a CDS encoding methyl-accepting chemotaxis protein — translation MNMLERMSLQSRMIAAFTFMGLIIFIVALFGWMGNHRLSDRLSLLTDTASPAVLSLWKVNEGQTQIQSSERNLTNPRLDAAIRKEELDRIERAYQQINEGLEQYQNLEIPERQQEIFQDFLLVLQQWKNADRQFLEIHEEYQAYGLPRAPGLKIAELIANNQENSPEMVKLRAANEVLDRLNQFHIDEVEPAFHKTEEILDNILSLNEDLVEQVSEDASAEIAQTRSWAVLGMLIGPLTAIILGWYFSRTIAKPLGNKIISIVRVAERIAEGDLTTSVRVSDSPDEIGRLQSAFYNMTRKLNSLIRQVQHSGIQITSSTTQIAASGKQLEATVTQQVASTNQVVATAKQIAATASELVVTMEQVKELSHQTTIAAGNGQQDLLGMEETMRQLSQGTSSIAAKLGAIGEKANRIDGIVTTITKVADRTNLLSLNAAIEAEKAGEYGSGFAVVAREIRRLADSTAIATLDIEQMVKDMQSAVSTGVMEMDKFTKEVARAVENIQVIGAQMSEIIERVQSLTPRFESVSQGMEGQSEGARQISAAMVQLSEASGQTAQALSDTNRAIEQLNDAARGLQGEIARFKLSG, via the coding sequence ATGAATATGTTGGAACGAATGTCTTTGCAATCGAGAATGATTGCAGCATTTACATTTATGGGATTGATTATTTTCATCGTTGCCTTATTCGGTTGGATGGGTAACCATCGGTTGAGCGATCGCCTCAGTTTGCTCACCGATACCGCCTCGCCCGCCGTTTTATCCTTATGGAAAGTCAACGAAGGACAAACCCAAATTCAATCCTCAGAAAGAAACCTCACCAATCCGCGACTCGATGCAGCCATCCGCAAAGAAGAATTAGACCGGATCGAACGGGCTTACCAACAAATTAATGAAGGATTGGAACAATACCAAAACTTAGAAATCCCCGAAAGACAACAAGAAATTTTTCAAGATTTCCTGCTCGTTTTGCAACAGTGGAAAAACGCCGACCGACAGTTTCTTGAAATTCATGAAGAATATCAAGCTTACGGGTTACCCAGAGCGCCGGGATTGAAAATCGCCGAACTGATTGCCAATAACCAAGAAAATTCTCCGGAAATGGTGAAATTGCGAGCAGCCAATGAAGTACTCGATCGCTTGAATCAATTTCATATCGATGAAGTCGAACCCGCGTTTCATAAAACTGAAGAAATTTTGGACAACATTTTATCGCTCAACGAAGATTTAGTCGAACAAGTCAGTGAAGATGCCAGCGCAGAGATCGCACAAACCCGGTCTTGGGCAGTTCTCGGGATGCTGATCGGACCGCTCACGGCCATAATTTTAGGCTGGTATTTCAGTCGGACGATCGCCAAACCCCTCGGCAATAAAATTATTAGCATTGTCAGAGTGGCCGAAAGAATTGCCGAAGGAGATTTGACAACATCAGTACGAGTGAGTGATTCTCCCGACGAAATCGGCAGATTGCAAAGTGCATTTTATAACATGACGCGCAAACTCAATTCTCTGATCCGACAAGTCCAACATTCCGGGATTCAAATTACCAGTTCTACTACTCAAATCGCCGCCTCGGGGAAACAGTTAGAAGCTACGGTCACTCAACAAGTTGCTTCGACCAATCAAGTCGTTGCCACGGCGAAACAAATTGCAGCCACCGCCTCGGAATTAGTCGTGACCATGGAACAAGTGAAAGAACTTTCGCATCAAACCACGATCGCCGCCGGAAACGGTCAGCAAGACTTATTGGGAATGGAAGAAACGATGCGACAACTTTCGCAAGGAACCAGTTCGATCGCCGCCAAACTCGGCGCGATCGGCGAAAAAGCCAATCGGATCGACGGGATTGTAACGACCATTACTAAAGTGGCCGATCGCACGAACTTGCTCTCCCTCAACGCGGCGATCGAAGCGGAAAAAGCAGGAGAATACGGCAGTGGTTTTGCCGTGGTCGCCCGCGAAATTCGTCGTCTGGCGGACAGTACGGCGATCGCCACCCTCGATATCGAGCAAATGGTTAAAGATATGCAATCCGCCGTTTCCACGGGTGTGATGGAAATGGATAAATTCACCAAAGAAGTCGCCCGGGCCGTGGAAAATATCCAAGTCATCGGCGCCCAAATGAGCGAAATTATCGAACGAGTGCAAAGTTTGACCCCCCGTTTTGAATCGGTCAGTCAAGGAATGGAGGGACAGTCGGAAGGCGCCCGTCAAATCAGTGCGGCAATGGTGCAGTTAAGCGAAGCGTCCGGTCAAACGGCCCAAGCATTGAGCGATACGAATCGGGCGATCGAACAGTTGAACGATGCGGCGCGAGGTTTGCAAGGGGAGATCGCGCGGTTTAAGTTGTCGGGGTGA
- a CDS encoding CheR family methyltransferase — protein sequence MSASIRDRVAALLGQQLGWDLATLGDTSLDRAIARRMRDGAIADLPTYWQQLQHSRQEWQALIELLVVPETWFFRDRHAFDGLQHYARRQWRDRPSGEALRLLSLPCSTGEEPYSIAIALCEAGLSRERFTIEAIDLSQGAIDRARRRTYSDRAFRGQSFDLRDRYFEKTADGYQLAAAIGDRVQFYRSNPLEPLFQYRQTPYHVIFCRNLLIYLHQSARLRLLQVLEALTLPEGLLFVGSSETAIVSSHAPRFAPLREPLCFAYRRVDRHDVKPPPPTTTARSQATPPRRPSAPLKSGDRFTRPPSSNLPKPQPQSLSSIRDLANAGDLETALNLCLSYLKQEPTSAEAYLLCGEIHTSRRCEDEAERCFEKALYLSPHSYEALVHLKLLAEKRGNVRKAMLLRQRIDRLLES from the coding sequence ATGAGCGCTTCGATCCGCGATCGCGTCGCCGCATTACTCGGTCAACAACTCGGTTGGGATCTCGCCACCTTGGGCGATACCAGCCTCGATCGCGCGATCGCCCGACGGATGCGCGACGGCGCGATCGCCGATCTGCCGACCTACTGGCAACAGTTGCAACATTCGCGCCAGGAATGGCAAGCCTTGATCGAACTGCTGGTGGTTCCGGAAACCTGGTTTTTCCGCGATCGCCACGCCTTCGACGGTCTCCAACACTACGCCCGCAGGCAATGGCGCGATCGCCCGTCCGGGGAAGCTTTGCGGCTGCTCAGCTTACCCTGTTCCACCGGAGAAGAACCCTACTCGATCGCGATCGCTTTATGCGAAGCGGGGTTGAGTCGAGAACGTTTTACGATCGAGGCGATCGATCTGAGTCAAGGGGCGATCGATCGGGCGCGCCGAAGGACTTACAGCGATCGCGCCTTTCGCGGTCAGTCCTTCGACCTGCGCGATCGTTACTTTGAAAAAACCGCCGACGGCTACCAACTGGCGGCGGCGATCGGCGATCGGGTGCAATTTTACCGAAGTAATCCCCTCGAACCTTTATTTCAATACCGTCAAACCCCTTATCACGTTATTTTCTGCCGCAATTTACTGATTTATCTCCATCAAAGTGCCCGTCTTCGCCTACTACAGGTTTTAGAAGCGCTCACCTTACCGGAAGGGCTGTTATTCGTCGGTTCGTCGGAAACGGCGATCGTCTCCAGTCACGCCCCTCGTTTCGCCCCCCTTCGCGAACCCTTGTGCTTCGCGTATCGCCGAGTAGACCGCCACGACGTCAAACCACCGCCACCAACGACAACCGCGCGTTCGCAGGCGACCCCGCCACGGCGCCCCTCAGCCCCGCTAAAATCGGGCGATCGCTTCACCCGTCCCCCCTCGTCGAACCTCCCCAAACCTCAACCCCAGTCCCTATCGAGCATTCGCGATCTTGCCAATGCGGGAGACTTAGAAACCGCTCTCAATTTGTGCTTGAGCTACTTAAAACAAGAGCCGACCAGTGCCGAAGCTTACCTACTCTGCGGCGAAATTCATACCTCCCGACGATGCGAAGACGAGGCAGAACGCTGTTTTGAGAAAGCGCTTTATCTATCGCCGCACTCCTACGAAGCCCTCGTTCACTTAAAGCTTTTGGCGGAAAAACGGGGAAATGTTCGTAAAGCAATGTTATTGCGTCAAAGAATCGATCGATTGCTAGAATCTTAA
- a CDS encoding chemotaxis protein CheW, with amino-acid sequence MMLLLFRVGGEQYGIDCASVVEVIPRVNVSKIHQAPEFVAGSFNYRGTIVAVLDLAQLLQGTPTPVAYSSRTIVLEVESPSTRGRLLGAIAPKVTETWSVPKEARWVDRPIHLEQVPYLEQTILCDRGTVRPLRVDRLLCDPAIAALFDDSNR; translated from the coding sequence ATGATGCTGTTACTCTTCCGGGTGGGTGGCGAGCAGTACGGGATCGACTGCGCCTCGGTGGTGGAAGTGATTCCGAGAGTCAACGTGAGTAAGATTCACCAAGCCCCCGAATTCGTGGCCGGATCGTTCAACTATCGCGGTACGATCGTGGCCGTGCTCGATCTGGCGCAATTGTTGCAAGGAACGCCTACCCCGGTAGCATACAGCAGTCGGACGATCGTGCTGGAGGTCGAATCCCCTTCGACCCGGGGACGCCTGTTAGGGGCGATCGCCCCCAAAGTGACGGAAACCTGGTCCGTTCCGAAAGAGGCCCGATGGGTCGATCGCCCGATTCACCTGGAACAGGTGCCGTATCTGGAACAGACGATCCTGTGCGATCGCGGTACGGTGCGACCGTTGAGGGTCGATCGCCTGTTGTGCGATCCGGCGATCGCAGCCCTGTTCGACGACTCGAACCGATGA
- a CDS encoding tetratricopeptide repeat protein, producing MHDLYSLETQLDDWNAVIRSHPRDPKAYLGRGMIYFKLARIEASLADFDRAEKLDPKLSPYLWQRGLSLYYVEDFEGGARQFESGLTVNPADVEETTWRYLCLARLHGPQFARESLLPVGRDPRPFMHRIYALYAGKQTPADLLAASEGEDSRSQFYTQLYLGLYYEVHDDGDRARRYIISATRNYMQREYMWYLACVHQQLRGWTSE from the coding sequence ATGCACGATCTCTACTCCCTCGAAACCCAACTCGACGACTGGAATGCCGTCATTCGCTCCCATCCGCGCGACCCCAAAGCCTATCTCGGACGGGGGATGATTTACTTTAAACTCGCCCGGATTGAAGCCTCCCTCGCCGACTTCGATCGCGCCGAAAAGCTCGACCCCAAACTCTCACCTTACCTGTGGCAGCGCGGTCTTTCTTTATACTATGTCGAAGACTTCGAGGGCGGCGCCCGACAATTCGAGTCCGGTCTGACCGTCAATCCCGCCGATGTCGAAGAAACCACCTGGCGTTACTTGTGTTTGGCGCGCCTCCACGGCCCCCAATTCGCCCGCGAGTCCCTGCTTCCCGTGGGCCGCGACCCGCGCCCCTTCATGCACCGGATTTACGCCCTCTATGCCGGGAAGCAAACCCCCGCCGACTTGCTCGCCGCCAGCGAAGGCGAAGACTCTCGCAGCCAATTTTACACCCAGCTTTACCTCGGACTCTATTATGAAGTCCACGACGACGGCGATCGCGCCCGCCGTTATATTATTAGTGCTACCCGCAATTATATGCAAAGAGAATATATGTGGTACCTTGCCTGCGTCCACCAGCAACTGCGGGGCTGGACTTCTGAGTAG
- a CDS encoding TMEM143 family protein — MATYEDREAFIPYRRTDLIELCLQDGQLPEGDRQKFREFCTILTAYYHFELHQLLERLKDRFAPFNPDADTKFIDSPDAAQLKEMEYGLVEDLKTLLKRANYVPLSPESLQRAFREKSLIELQTDVDFDDFDQMVCYCRGDIYKMATIRQLFRSVQKTIDIFERVVLLLKFKDEDYFIRKKRRPEKLNFEPGKMYVYYYKNIPKFDLEFLFPNVKISMTWKDRILLAVPAIGAAIPLILKVLPHLLLIVTLILLLVGGLPGLEHLKPNDRQLQDVMPVLVAVLSLAIAFGGFAFKQYNSYKNKKIKFQKNVTDTLFFRNMASNLSVFQALIDVAEEEECKEIILVYYHLLTSEKPLTPEALDDRIEEWMEKNFETKIDFDINGPLDNLSGLHAQLTPEGEIDGESQEVSLLRYDRAGCCHVLPLDRAKAAIDWIWDNAFVY; from the coding sequence ATGGCAACTTACGAAGACCGGGAAGCCTTTATCCCCTACCGACGTACCGATTTAATCGAATTATGCTTGCAAGATGGCCAATTGCCCGAGGGCGATCGGCAAAAATTTCGCGAATTCTGCACGATCCTCACCGCTTACTATCATTTTGAACTTCACCAACTCTTAGAACGATTGAAAGACCGCTTCGCCCCTTTCAATCCCGATGCCGATACCAAATTCATCGACTCCCCGGACGCCGCCCAATTAAAAGAGATGGAATACGGCTTAGTTGAAGACTTAAAAACCTTGTTAAAACGCGCCAATTACGTTCCCCTGTCTCCAGAAAGTTTGCAACGGGCATTTCGAGAAAAATCGTTGATCGAATTGCAAACTGATGTCGATTTTGACGACTTCGATCAAATGGTCTGCTACTGTCGCGGCGACATTTATAAAATGGCAACCATTCGTCAATTGTTTAGAAGTGTTCAAAAAACAATCGACATTTTTGAACGCGTCGTTCTGCTCTTAAAATTCAAAGACGAAGACTATTTTATCCGCAAAAAACGACGCCCGGAAAAACTGAACTTTGAGCCAGGTAAAATGTACGTTTACTATTATAAAAATATTCCTAAATTCGATCTGGAATTTTTATTCCCCAACGTCAAAATCAGCATGACCTGGAAAGACCGCATTCTCCTGGCGGTTCCGGCGATCGGTGCGGCAATTCCTTTGATTTTAAAAGTGTTGCCTCATTTATTGCTGATTGTCACTTTAATTTTGCTCCTCGTCGGCGGTCTTCCCGGCTTAGAACATTTAAAACCCAACGATCGCCAACTGCAAGATGTGATGCCTGTTTTAGTAGCAGTTTTGTCTCTGGCGATCGCCTTCGGCGGCTTTGCCTTCAAACAATACAACAGTTATAAAAACAAAAAAATTAAGTTTCAAAAAAATGTCACAGATACCCTCTTTTTTAGAAATATGGCCAGCAATTTGAGCGTCTTTCAGGCTTTAATTGATGTGGCAGAAGAGGAAGAATGCAAGGAAATTATTTTAGTTTACTACCATTTACTCACCAGCGAAAAACCACTCACCCCAGAAGCCCTCGACGATCGCATCGAAGAGTGGATGGAAAAAAATTTTGAAACCAAAATCGATTTTGATATTAACGGACCGTTAGATAATTTAAGCGGTTTGCACGCCCAACTCACTCCCGAGGGAGAAATTGACGGGGAATCTCAAGAGGTTTCGTTACTACGTTACGACCGTGCGGGATGTTGTCACGTATTGCCTTTAGATCGAGCAAAAGCGGCGATCGATTGGATTTGGGATAATGCATTCGTGTATTAA